The proteins below come from a single Serratia fonticola genomic window:
- a CDS encoding Grx4 family monothiol glutaredoxin: protein MMTTIEKIQQQISANPILLYMKGSPKLPSCGFSAQAVQALSACGERFAYVDILQNPDIRAELPKYANWPTFPQLWVDGELVGGCDIIIEMYQRGELQPLIKETAEKYKDQEDQQP from the coding sequence ATAATGACGACGATTGAAAAAATTCAGCAGCAAATTTCTGCCAACCCGATCCTGCTGTATATGAAAGGCTCACCGAAATTGCCAAGCTGCGGTTTCTCTGCTCAGGCCGTGCAGGCGCTTTCAGCCTGTGGCGAACGTTTTGCCTATGTTGATATTCTGCAAAACCCGGACATCCGCGCCGAGCTGCCAAAGTACGCAAACTGGCCAACCTTCCCGCAGCTGTGGGTCGATGGTGAACTGGTTGGCGGCTGCGATATCATCATCGAGATGTACCAGCGCGGTGAACTGCAGCCGTTGATCAAAGAAACGGCCGAGAAGTATAAAGATCAGGAAGACCAGCAGCCTTAA
- a CDS encoding MATE family efflux transporter translates to MQKYFIEARSLLALAIPVIIAQISQTAMGVVDTIMAGSYSATDMAAVAVGTSIWLPTILFGHGLLLALTPVIAQLNGAGRRDRIAYQVRQGFWLASGVSLLIIAVIYNSQLVIDMMHNIDPLLAEKAVGFLHAIMWGAPGYLFFQVVRGQCEGLSKTKPGMVIGFLGLLINIPINYILIFGKFGMPEMGGVGCGVATASVYWMMFLMMRWYAKRASSLRDIKLEEGAHRGPDWQALKRLIGIGLPVALALFFEVTLFAVVALLVSPLGIVAVAGHQIALNFSSLMFVLPLSLGVGATIRVGHRLGEGSVEGARIAAYAAIAVGIAMASCSALFTAAFRESIALLYNDNPAVVTMASHLMLLAAIYQISDSIQVIGSGILRGYKDTRAIFYITFVAYWVLGLPSGYLLALTDYIVPAMGPSGFWFGFIIGLTFAAIMMVLRMRWLQRQPPALILQRSTR, encoded by the coding sequence GTGCAGAAGTACTTTATTGAGGCGCGTAGTTTATTGGCCCTCGCAATTCCGGTCATCATCGCGCAAATATCCCAAACCGCAATGGGCGTGGTCGATACCATCATGGCTGGCTCTTATAGCGCCACAGATATGGCCGCCGTTGCCGTCGGTACCTCTATCTGGCTGCCGACCATCCTGTTCGGCCACGGTTTACTGCTGGCCTTGACCCCGGTGATCGCCCAGCTCAACGGCGCGGGCCGCCGCGATCGTATCGCGTATCAGGTGCGCCAGGGCTTTTGGTTGGCATCAGGGGTTTCATTACTCATTATCGCCGTGATTTATAACAGCCAACTGGTGATCGACATGATGCACAACATCGATCCGCTGCTGGCTGAAAAGGCCGTTGGTTTCCTGCATGCCATTATGTGGGGAGCTCCCGGCTATTTGTTCTTTCAGGTCGTCCGTGGCCAGTGTGAAGGTTTATCCAAAACCAAGCCCGGCATGGTCATAGGCTTTTTGGGGCTGTTGATCAACATCCCTATCAACTACATATTGATTTTCGGCAAGTTTGGCATGCCGGAAATGGGCGGCGTCGGTTGTGGTGTCGCCACCGCCAGCGTGTATTGGATGATGTTCCTGATGATGCGCTGGTATGCCAAACGTGCGTCCTCGCTGCGGGATATCAAGCTGGAGGAAGGCGCACATCGTGGCCCGGATTGGCAGGCGTTAAAACGCCTGATCGGCATTGGTCTGCCGGTTGCCCTGGCCTTGTTCTTTGAGGTGACGCTGTTTGCCGTGGTGGCATTATTGGTTTCACCGCTGGGCATCGTCGCGGTGGCCGGGCACCAGATTGCCCTGAACTTCAGCTCACTGATGTTTGTACTGCCGCTGTCGCTCGGCGTTGGGGCAACCATTCGCGTTGGACACCGTCTGGGCGAAGGCTCGGTAGAGGGCGCTCGGATTGCCGCCTATGCGGCGATTGCCGTAGGCATAGCAATGGCCAGTTGCTCGGCATTGTTCACCGCCGCGTTCCGCGAGTCTATCGCCCTACTGTATAACGATAACCCTGCGGTCGTGACCATGGCCTCCCATCTGATGCTGTTGGCGGCGATTTATCAGATATCCGACTCCATCCAGGTGATCGGTAGCGGTATTCTGCGGGGCTATAAAGATACCCGGGCGATCTTCTACATCACCTTTGTGGCCTATTGGGTTCTCGGGTTGCCAAGCGGCTATCTGCTGGCGCTGACGGACTACATCGTGCCAGCGATGGGGCCTAGCGGATTCTGGTTCGGCTTTATTATTGGCCTGACCTTCGCCGCCATCATGATGGTATTGCGGATGCGTTGGTTACAGCGCCAACCCCCGGCGTTGATTTTGCAGCGTTCCACCCGTTAA
- the cfa gene encoding cyclopropane fatty acyl phospholipid synthase, producing the protein MSSSCIEDLSIQDNHWYRIAHEMLSMAGIEINGSRPFDIQINNPNFFKRVLQDGSLGLGESYMDGWWECERLDIFFQRVVAAGLEKKLPHHLKDILRIAAARLTNLQSQKRAWIVGKEHYDLGNDLFTQMLDPYMQYSCGYWQQATTLEEAQEAKLRLICEKLHLRPGMRVLDIGCGWGGLSAYAAKHYGVSMVGVTISAEQQKMAQERCAGLDVEILLQDYRDLHQQFDRIVSVGMFEHVGPKNYRTYFEVVERNLKPDGIFLLHTIGSNETDMNVDPWINKYIFPNGCLPSVKHIAQASEGRFVMEDWHNIGADYDRTLMAWYERFKQSWPQLASRYSERFERMFSYYLNACAGAFRARDIQLWQVVFSPKGVEGGLRVPR; encoded by the coding sequence ATGAGTTCATCGTGTATAGAAGATCTGAGCATCCAGGATAACCATTGGTATCGTATCGCTCATGAAATGCTTAGCATGGCCGGCATTGAAATCAATGGTTCACGCCCTTTCGATATTCAGATCAATAATCCCAATTTCTTTAAACGCGTACTGCAAGACGGCTCTCTGGGGCTGGGCGAAAGCTATATGGACGGTTGGTGGGAGTGCGAACGGCTGGACATATTTTTTCAGCGGGTTGTCGCAGCTGGCCTGGAAAAGAAACTGCCCCACCACCTGAAGGATATCTTGCGTATTGCCGCCGCCCGCCTGACCAATCTGCAATCCCAAAAACGTGCCTGGATCGTTGGCAAAGAGCATTACGATCTGGGTAACGATTTGTTTACCCAGATGCTGGATCCCTATATGCAATATTCCTGCGGCTATTGGCAACAGGCCACGACGTTGGAAGAAGCGCAAGAGGCCAAGCTACGGCTAATTTGCGAAAAACTGCACCTGCGGCCCGGTATGCGGGTATTGGATATCGGCTGTGGCTGGGGCGGTCTGTCTGCTTATGCGGCCAAGCACTACGGCGTTTCCATGGTGGGGGTCACCATCTCCGCCGAACAGCAGAAAATGGCGCAAGAGCGCTGTGCCGGGCTGGACGTGGAAATTCTGCTGCAGGATTACCGCGATCTCCACCAGCAGTTTGACCGCATCGTCTCGGTCGGCATGTTCGAACACGTTGGGCCGAAGAACTACCGAACCTATTTCGAGGTGGTGGAACGTAATTTAAAACCTGATGGCATTTTCCTGTTGCATACCATAGGGTCCAACGAGACCGATATGAACGTTGATCCGTGGATCAATAAATACATCTTCCCCAACGGCTGCCTGCCGTCGGTGAAACATATTGCCCAGGCCAGCGAAGGCCGTTTCGTCATGGAAGATTGGCATAATATCGGCGCAGATTACGATCGCACCCTGATGGCCTGGTATGAACGTTTCAAACAGAGCTGGCCACAGCTGGCATCGCGCTATTCCGAACGTTTTGAAAGGATGTTCAGTTATTACCTTAATGCCTGCGCAGGAGCGTTCCGCGCTCGCGATATTCAACTTTGGCAGGTGGTATTCAGCCCTAAAGGCGTCGAAGGCGGTCTGCGAGTTCCCCGCTAA
- the punR gene encoding DNA-binding transcriptional activator PunR, with protein sequence MWSEYSLDVVDAVARTGSFSAAAQELHRVPSAVSYTVRQLEQWLAVPLFERRHRDVELTPAGALFVKEARVVIKKMLDTRRQCQQVANGWRGQLRIAVDLIVKPQRSRQLVLDFYRHFPDVELIVQPEVFNGVWDALVDGRAEMAIGATRAVPVGGGFAFRDMGFMNWLCVVHAKHPLAALQGKLRDDQLRPYPSLLLEDTSRNLPKRVTWSLDNQRRLTVPDWVSAVDCLRAGLCVGMVPAHRVLPLVQSGELVVLTLHEPFPPSACCLTWQQNAQSPAMAWLLDYLGDSETLNQEWLSEEDPGGNRAQHAAPLRRNMGLRHSI encoded by the coding sequence ATGTGGTCTGAATATTCACTCGATGTGGTAGATGCGGTAGCGCGGACCGGCAGTTTCAGCGCGGCGGCACAGGAGTTGCACCGAGTTCCTTCTGCGGTGAGCTATACGGTACGCCAACTGGAGCAATGGCTGGCGGTACCGCTGTTTGAACGCCGTCACCGCGATGTGGAACTGACGCCAGCGGGGGCGCTATTTGTTAAGGAGGCGCGGGTTGTTATCAAAAAAATGCTCGATACCCGACGACAGTGCCAGCAGGTGGCCAACGGTTGGCGCGGGCAACTGCGGATTGCGGTCGATCTGATCGTCAAACCTCAGCGCAGCCGCCAACTGGTGCTGGATTTTTATCGCCATTTCCCCGACGTGGAACTGATAGTGCAGCCGGAAGTATTCAACGGCGTATGGGATGCGCTAGTCGATGGCCGAGCGGAGATGGCCATTGGTGCAACGCGGGCGGTGCCGGTGGGTGGCGGTTTTGCCTTTCGCGATATGGGCTTTATGAATTGGCTCTGCGTAGTACATGCTAAACATCCGCTCGCCGCCTTGCAAGGAAAGCTGCGCGACGATCAGCTACGGCCCTATCCCTCGTTGCTGTTGGAAGATACTTCGCGCAATTTACCCAAGCGGGTGACCTGGTCGCTGGACAACCAGCGGCGGCTGACCGTGCCGGACTGGGTTTCGGCGGTAGATTGTTTGCGTGCCGGGCTGTGTGTGGGCATGGTGCCTGCACATCGCGTATTGCCGTTGGTGCAAAGTGGCGAACTGGTGGTGTTGACACTGCATGAGCCTTTCCCGCCCAGCGCTTGCTGCCTGACCTGGCAGCAAAACGCCCAGTCTCCGGCCATGGCCTGGCTGCTGGACTATCTGGGCGATAGCGAAACGCTCAATCAGGAATGGCTCAGTGAAGAGGACCCGGGGGGGAATCGGGCGCAGCATGCGGCGCCCCTACGGAGAAATATGGGGTTAAGGCACAGTATTTAG
- a CDS encoding C40 family peptidase yields MRLIITLFVLLFTQLFFNLAHAAPQARVSAEQRKSHVNEARPDDRKKKKAVKANKKVKAATPPKTLKTKPATLKTAKKTTSVKTKSQATKTAKLKVTPPKKGYKKGYGRHREEGKATAKLAGREKPLKLSAAHKKRYQHAKQTAMAKLMGQMGKPYRWGGSSPGTGFDCSGLIYYAYKDVVKIKMPRTANEMYHLRDAAPIKRNELEKGDLVFFRINNRGTADHVGVYLGNGKFIQSPRTGEEIRISQLDNDYWQNHYIGARRVVTPTTIR; encoded by the coding sequence ATGCGGTTAATTATTACACTTTTTGTGCTGCTATTTACGCAGCTCTTCTTCAATTTGGCGCACGCTGCGCCACAGGCACGTGTTTCTGCCGAGCAGCGCAAGAGTCACGTTAATGAAGCCCGGCCAGACGACCGCAAGAAAAAGAAAGCGGTGAAAGCCAATAAAAAAGTGAAGGCAGCCACCCCTCCGAAAACGCTAAAAACCAAACCAGCAACCTTAAAGACCGCCAAAAAAACCACCAGCGTTAAAACCAAAAGCCAGGCAACCAAAACGGCCAAGCTAAAAGTAACTCCGCCTAAAAAAGGCTATAAAAAAGGTTATGGTCGCCATCGTGAAGAAGGCAAAGCTACGGCAAAATTAGCTGGCCGCGAAAAGCCGTTAAAACTTTCCGCCGCTCACAAAAAACGTTATCAGCACGCCAAGCAGACCGCCATGGCCAAGCTGATGGGGCAAATGGGTAAACCCTACCGCTGGGGTGGGTCTTCACCTGGTACAGGCTTCGACTGCAGCGGGCTGATTTATTACGCGTACAAAGACGTGGTGAAAATCAAAATGCCGCGTACCGCCAACGAAATGTACCACCTGCGTGATGCAGCGCCGATCAAGCGTAATGAGCTGGAGAAAGGCGATCTGGTGTTCTTCCGCATCAACAACCGTGGCACCGCCGATCACGTTGGAGTCTATCTTGGTAACGGTAAGTTCATCCAGTCACCGCGCACCGGTGAAGAAATTCGCATCAGTCAGTTGGATAACGACTATTGGCAGAACCATTACATTGGTGCCCGCCGCGTAGTGACCCCTACCACCATCCGTTAA
- the punC gene encoding purine nucleoside transporter PunC yields the protein MRNFGFMFYLAGLSMLGYLATDMYLPAFGAMQQDLQISAGAISASLSIFLAGFAFAQLLWGPLSDRIGRKPVLLIGLALFAVGCLGMLWVENVAQLWSLRFIQAIGVCSAAVTWQAIVVDRYRDGKANRVFASIMPLVALSPALAPLLGAWLLNHMGWRAIFAVLLGITALLLIPTLLLKDRSRLVPSADKKPSLGFMQILKSPVFSGNVMVFAACSAGFFAWLTGSPFILGDMGYSPNDIGLSYVPQTLAFLLGGYSCRSALNRISGKTLLPWLLVAYGISMVALYLIATLSEPTLTTLLIPFCFMALVNGASYPILVANALMPFPNNSGKAAALQNTLQLGLCFIASLLVSAFIAQPLLATATVMVATVFLAALGYLIQRGKGTDETQVTRQEHADSVS from the coding sequence ATGCGAAATTTTGGATTTATGTTCTACCTGGCCGGCCTGAGCATGTTGGGCTATCTGGCTACCGATATGTACCTGCCCGCCTTTGGGGCAATGCAGCAGGATCTGCAAATCTCCGCTGGGGCGATCAGCGCCAGCCTGAGTATCTTCCTGGCAGGCTTTGCCTTTGCCCAGTTGCTGTGGGGGCCGCTGTCCGACCGTATTGGCCGTAAGCCCGTGTTATTGATTGGCCTGGCGCTGTTCGCCGTCGGCTGCCTCGGTATGCTTTGGGTCGAGAACGTGGCACAACTGTGGTCACTGCGCTTTATTCAAGCCATTGGCGTGTGTTCCGCCGCCGTCACCTGGCAGGCGATCGTGGTCGATCGCTACCGCGATGGCAAAGCCAACCGCGTTTTTGCCTCCATTATGCCGCTGGTTGCCCTCTCTCCAGCGCTGGCCCCGCTGCTGGGCGCCTGGTTGCTCAACCATATGGGATGGCGGGCCATCTTCGCCGTGCTGCTGGGGATCACTGCCCTGCTGCTGATCCCCACCTTACTGCTGAAAGACCGCAGCAGACTGGTACCTTCCGCCGATAAAAAGCCCAGCCTTGGCTTTATGCAGATCTTGAAATCCCCGGTCTTCAGCGGCAACGTGATGGTTTTTGCCGCCTGTTCTGCCGGTTTCTTTGCCTGGCTGACGGGCTCCCCCTTTATCCTTGGCGATATGGGGTATAGCCCCAATGATATTGGCCTGAGTTATGTGCCACAAACGCTGGCTTTCTTATTAGGAGGTTACAGCTGCCGTAGCGCCTTAAATCGCATTTCTGGCAAAACCTTGCTGCCATGGCTGTTGGTAGCTTATGGCATCAGCATGGTAGCGCTGTATCTGATTGCCACCCTGAGCGAACCGACGCTGACCACTCTGCTGATCCCGTTCTGCTTTATGGCGTTAGTAAACGGTGCCAGCTATCCTATTTTAGTGGCCAATGCGTTGATGCCCTTCCCCAACAACAGTGGCAAAGCTGCTGCGCTGCAAAACACGCTACAATTGGGTTTATGTTTTATCGCCAGCCTGTTGGTTTCGGCATTTATCGCCCAACCGCTGTTAGCCACGGCTACCGTAATGGTTGCTACCGTATTTTTAGCGGCCTTGGGCTATCTGATCCAGCGTGGGAAAGGAACGGATGAAACTCAGGTAACACGGCAGGAGCATGCCGACTCCGTATCATAA
- the rnt gene encoding ribonuclease T translates to MRAEFAKDKKLMAEKSDLNALSGRFRGFYPVVIDVETAGFHAQTDALLEIAAVTLKMDENGWLQQDETLHFHVEPFEGANLQPEALAFNGIDPHNPLRGAVSEYDALHAIFKAVRKGLKDQGCNRAIIVAHNANFDHSFLMAAAERASLKRNPFHPFATFDTAALSGLVLGQTVLAKACIAAGMPFDSSQAHSALYDTQQTAQLFCELVNRWKRLGGWPIANVESQ, encoded by the coding sequence ATGCGCGCTGAATTCGCTAAAGATAAGAAACTGATGGCCGAAAAAAGTGATCTTAACGCCCTGAGTGGCCGTTTCCGTGGGTTTTATCCCGTTGTTATTGATGTGGAAACCGCTGGGTTTCATGCTCAGACCGATGCGCTGCTAGAGATTGCCGCCGTCACGCTGAAAATGGATGAAAATGGTTGGTTGCAGCAAGATGAAACACTGCATTTTCATGTAGAGCCGTTTGAAGGGGCGAACCTGCAACCGGAAGCGCTGGCCTTCAACGGTATCGATCCACATAACCCACTGCGTGGTGCAGTGAGTGAATATGATGCGCTGCATGCGATTTTCAAAGCCGTACGTAAAGGCCTTAAGGATCAGGGGTGTAACCGGGCAATCATCGTGGCGCATAATGCCAATTTTGATCACAGCTTCCTGATGGCTGCCGCCGAACGTGCCAGCCTGAAGCGCAACCCGTTCCATCCTTTCGCCACCTTTGATACCGCTGCGCTTAGCGGGCTGGTATTGGGGCAGACGGTGCTGGCTAAAGCCTGTATTGCCGCTGGCATGCCGTTTGACAGCAGCCAGGCGCACTCAGCCCTGTATGATACCCAGCAAACCGCCCAACTGTTCTGTGAACTGGTTAACCGCTGGAAACGTCTCGGTGGCTGGCCGATTGCCAACGTTGAATCGCAATAG
- the sodB gene encoding superoxide dismutase [Fe], producing MSFELPALPYEKNALEPHISAETLEYHYGKHHNTYVVNLNNLVKGSEFEGKSLVEIVKTSTGGVFNNAAQVWNHTFYWHCLSPQGGGEPTGAVAEAINKSFGSFAAFKEQFTDAAVKNFGAGWTWLVKKADGSLAIVSTSNAATPLTGADVPLLTVDVWEHAYYIDYRNARPKYLENFWALVNWAFVAENLA from the coding sequence ATGTCGTTTGAATTACCTGCATTACCATATGAGAAAAACGCTCTCGAACCGCACATTTCCGCAGAAACGCTGGAATACCACTATGGCAAGCACCATAACACCTACGTGGTTAACCTGAACAATCTGGTGAAAGGCAGCGAGTTCGAAGGCAAATCCCTGGTCGAGATCGTCAAGACCTCCACCGGCGGCGTGTTCAATAACGCCGCTCAGGTCTGGAACCACACCTTCTATTGGCACTGCTTATCACCGCAAGGTGGTGGCGAGCCAACGGGCGCAGTGGCAGAGGCCATCAATAAGTCATTCGGCTCCTTCGCCGCCTTTAAAGAGCAATTCACCGATGCCGCCGTGAAAAACTTCGGCGCGGGCTGGACTTGGCTGGTGAAAAAAGCGGACGGTAGTCTGGCGATCGTCAGCACCTCAAATGCGGCAACCCCGCTGACCGGCGCAGACGTTCCGTTATTGACCGTTGACGTGTGGGAGCATGCTTACTACATCGACTACCGCAATGCGCGGCCAAAGTACCTGGAAAACTTCTGGGCGTTGGTGAACTGGGCGTTCGTGGCAGAAAACCTGGCTTAA
- a CDS encoding YnhF family membrane protein, whose product MDTDLKMSLLTTVGALAMIIAFSFIAALN is encoded by the coding sequence ATGGATACCGATTTGAAGATGTCATTACTCACCACCGTGGGTGCCTTGGCAATGATTATTGCTTTCAGTTTTATTGCCGCATTGAACTGA
- a CDS encoding I78 family peptidase inhibitor: MKFYGKTMMLAALLALTACSSSSEQANSQTAEAEDDTCGASQYQNYVGKPLSALDGVNIPQQVRTIPYNSMVTMDFNLKRLNFLGDSEDKIIRVYCG, from the coding sequence GTGAAGTTTTACGGGAAAACGATGATGCTAGCGGCGCTGTTGGCGCTGACCGCCTGTTCAAGCTCCTCAGAACAGGCGAACTCACAGACTGCCGAGGCTGAAGATGATACCTGTGGTGCATCGCAGTATCAGAATTATGTGGGTAAACCGCTGTCTGCGTTGGACGGGGTTAATATTCCCCAGCAGGTACGGACTATTCCTTATAACTCGATGGTAACCATGGACTTCAATCTAAAGCGCTTGAACTTCCTGGGTGACAGTGAAGACAAAATCATTCGCGTTTATTGCGGTTAA
- the purR gene encoding HTH-type transcriptional repressor PurR → MATIKDVAKRAGVSTTTVSHVINKTRFVAEDTKTAVWAAIKELHYSPSAVARSLKVNHTKSIGLLATSSEAPYFAEVIEAVENSCYSKGYTLILCNSHNNLDKQQAYLAMLAQKRVDGLLVMCSEYPDQLLGMLEDYRNIPMVVMDWGTARGDFTDTIIDNAFEGGYLAGRYLIERGHRDIGAIPGQLARNTGGGRHQGFLKAMKEANIEVREEWIVQGDFEPESGYKAMHQILSQKHRPTAVFCGGDIMAMGAICAADELGLRVPQDISVIGYDNVRNARYFTPALTTIHQPKERLGEMAFTMLLDRIISKREESQVIEVHPKLIERRSVADGPFVDYRR, encoded by the coding sequence ATGGCAACGATTAAAGATGTGGCCAAACGCGCTGGCGTTTCTACCACTACCGTATCGCACGTTATCAATAAAACGCGTTTCGTCGCCGAAGATACCAAAACGGCCGTTTGGGCCGCCATCAAAGAGCTGCACTATTCACCCAGCGCCGTCGCCCGCAGCCTCAAGGTCAATCACACCAAATCGATCGGTTTGCTCGCCACCTCGAGCGAGGCCCCCTATTTTGCCGAAGTGATCGAAGCGGTAGAAAACAGCTGCTACAGCAAAGGCTATACCCTGATCTTGTGTAACTCGCACAATAATCTGGATAAACAGCAAGCCTATCTAGCGATGCTGGCGCAAAAGCGCGTCGATGGCCTGCTGGTGATGTGCTCAGAATATCCAGATCAGCTACTGGGCATGCTGGAAGATTACCGTAATATTCCCATGGTAGTGATGGATTGGGGTACCGCACGCGGAGACTTCACCGATACCATTATCGACAATGCCTTCGAGGGCGGTTACCTGGCAGGCCGCTACCTGATCGAACGTGGCCACCGGGACATCGGTGCAATTCCTGGTCAACTGGCGCGTAATACCGGTGGAGGTCGCCACCAGGGCTTTCTGAAAGCCATGAAGGAAGCCAACATCGAAGTGCGCGAAGAATGGATCGTGCAGGGGGATTTCGAGCCTGAATCTGGCTACAAAGCCATGCATCAGATCCTGTCGCAAAAGCATCGTCCAACCGCCGTTTTCTGTGGCGGCGATATTATGGCCATGGGGGCGATCTGTGCCGCCGATGAGCTGGGGTTGCGTGTACCGCAGGATATCTCGGTTATTGGCTACGACAACGTGCGTAATGCCCGCTACTTCACCCCGGCGCTGACCACCATTCACCAGCCGAAAGAGCGACTGGGCGAAATGGCCTTTACCATGCTGTTGGATCGCATCATCAGCAAGCGTGAAGAATCGCAGGTGATTGAAGTGCATCCAAAACTCATCGAGCGCCGCTCAGTCGCCGATGGTCCTTTTGTCGATTACCGCCGCTAA
- the gloA gene encoding lactoylglutathione lyase, translated as MRLLHTMLRVGDLQRSIDFYTKVLGMRLLRTSENTEYKYSLAFVGYSDESEGSVIELTYNWGVDSYDMGSAFGHLALGVDDVAATCDNIRQAGGKVTREAGPVKGGTTVIAFVEDPDGYKIELIENKHAGHGLGN; from the coding sequence ATGCGCTTACTCCATACCATGCTCCGTGTCGGCGATCTGCAACGCTCCATCGACTTCTATACCAAGGTATTAGGCATGCGCTTACTGCGTACCAGCGAAAACACCGAGTACAAATACTCGTTGGCCTTCGTGGGTTATAGCGATGAAAGCGAAGGCTCGGTCATCGAGCTGACCTATAACTGGGGCGTAGACAGCTACGACATGGGCTCCGCATTTGGTCATCTGGCACTGGGCGTCGATGATGTAGCAGCCACCTGCGACAACATCCGTCAGGCCGGTGGCAAAGTCACCCGCGAAGCCGGCCCAGTCAAGGGCGGTACCACCGTGATTGCCTTCGTCGAAGATCCGGACGGTTACAAGATTGAACTGATCGAGAACAAGCACGCAGGTCACGGCCTCGGTAACTGA
- a CDS encoding riboflavin synthase produces MFTGIVQGTAPLVAIDEKPNFRTHVVEMPDELLPGLELGASVAHNGCCLTVTEIAGNRVSFDLIKETLRLTNLGDLKLGDVVNLERAAKFNDEIGGHLMSGHIICTAEVTKIYTSENNRQIWLRMPNIDLMKYVLHKGFIGIDGISLTIGEVVNNRFCVHLIPETLERTTLGKKRLGDKVNIEIDPQTQAVVDTVERVLANREAALAVTKPSVPKA; encoded by the coding sequence ATGTTTACCGGTATCGTACAAGGCACCGCCCCGCTGGTTGCCATTGATGAAAAACCCAACTTCCGTACCCACGTTGTTGAAATGCCTGATGAGCTGTTACCAGGGCTGGAGTTGGGGGCCTCGGTGGCCCACAACGGCTGCTGTCTGACTGTCACGGAGATTGCAGGCAATCGCGTCAGCTTTGATTTGATCAAAGAAACTCTGCGGTTGACCAATCTTGGCGATCTTAAACTGGGTGATGTGGTCAATCTGGAAAGAGCCGCCAAGTTTAACGATGAAATCGGCGGACACTTGATGTCCGGGCATATTATCTGTACTGCGGAAGTCACCAAGATTTATACCTCGGAAAATAATCGCCAGATCTGGCTGCGTATGCCGAATATCGATTTGATGAAATATGTGCTGCATAAGGGTTTCATCGGCATCGATGGCATTAGCCTGACCATAGGCGAGGTGGTCAATAACCGTTTCTGCGTGCATTTGATCCCGGAAACCCTCGAGCGCACCACGCTGGGTAAAAAGCGCCTGGGGGATAAGGTCAATATAGAAATCGATCCGCAAACTCAAGCGGTGGTGGATACCGTCGAGCGTGTGCTAGCTAATCGTGAGGCTGCATTAGCTGTCACCAAGCCGTCTGTACCCAAAGCCTGA